A stretch of the Streptomyces venezuelae genome encodes the following:
- a CDS encoding alkyl hydroperoxide reductase has product MSLDALKSAIPDFAKDLKLNLGSVIGNSDLPQQQLWGTVLSCAIAARSPIVLRELEPEAKANLSPEAYTAAKSAAAVMAMNNVFYRTRHLLSDPEYGTLRAGLRMNVIGNPGVEKVDFELWSLAVSAINGCGQCLDSHEQVLRKAGVDRDTIQEAFKIASVIQAVAVTLDAEAALAAE; this is encoded by the coding sequence ATGTCCCTCGACGCCCTCAAGTCCGCCATACCGGACTTCGCCAAGGACCTGAAGCTGAACCTCGGTTCGGTCATCGGCAACAGCGACCTGCCGCAGCAGCAGCTCTGGGGCACCGTGCTGTCCTGCGCGATCGCCGCCCGCTCGCCGATCGTCCTGCGTGAGCTGGAGCCGGAGGCGAAGGCGAACCTGTCGCCGGAGGCGTACACCGCCGCCAAGTCCGCCGCCGCGGTCATGGCGATGAACAACGTCTTCTACCGCACCCGCCACCTGCTCTCCGACCCGGAGTACGGCACCCTGCGGGCCGGGCTGCGGATGAACGTCATCGGCAACCCGGGTGTGGAGAAGGTCGACTTCGAGCTGTGGTCGCTCGCGGTCTCCGCGATCAACGGCTGCGGCCAGTGCCTGGACTCGCACGAGCAGGTGCTCCGCAAGGCCGGTGTGGACCGGGACACCATCCAGGAGGCCTTCAAGATCGCCTCGGTGATCCAGGCCGTCGCGGTCACCCTGGACGCGGAGGCGGCCCTCGCCGCCGAGTAG
- a CDS encoding peroxiredoxin, whose amino-acid sequence MLTVGDKFPTYDLTACVSLEAGKEFAQIDHKTHEGQWRVVFFWPKDFTFVCPTEIAAFGKLNDEFLDRDAQILGVSGDSEFVHHAWRKDHADLRDLPFPMLADSKHELMQACGVQGEDGFAQRAVFIVDQNNEIQFSMVTAGSVGRNPKEVLRVLDALQTDELCPCNWTKGEDTLDAGALLAGE is encoded by the coding sequence GTGCTCACTGTCGGTGACAAGTTCCCCACCTACGATCTGACGGCCTGCGTCTCGCTGGAGGCCGGCAAGGAGTTCGCGCAGATCGACCACAAGACCCACGAGGGTCAGTGGCGCGTGGTGTTCTTCTGGCCGAAGGACTTCACCTTCGTCTGCCCGACCGAGATCGCCGCCTTCGGCAAGCTGAACGACGAGTTCCTCGACCGTGACGCGCAGATCCTCGGCGTCTCCGGCGACTCCGAGTTCGTCCACCACGCCTGGCGCAAGGACCACGCCGACCTGCGCGACCTGCCCTTCCCGATGCTGGCCGACTCCAAGCACGAGCTCATGCAGGCCTGTGGCGTGCAGGGCGAGGACGGCTTCGCGCAGCGCGCCGTCTTCATCGTCGACCAGAACAACGAGATCCAGTTCTCGATGGTGACCGCCGGTTCCGTGGGCCGTAACCCCAAGGAGGTCCTGCGGGTCCTCGACGCCCTGCAGACCGACGAGCTGTGCCCCTGCAACTGGACCAAGGGCGAGGACACCCTCGACGCCGGCGCGCTGCTGGCCGGTGAGTGA